The Acidicapsa acidisoli genome contains a region encoding:
- a CDS encoding ABC transporter ATP-binding protein produces the protein MIEFQIEAKRGGFHLEIECCLSAPWTVVFGPSGAGKSTLLRIIAGLEEPDSGHITIYGQPVTNTRARLNLRPGRRSTGLVAQKSALFPHISVAANVAYGLASWTQIPRQQRVADMLELVGAAHLVDRSPRALSGGEAQRVSLARALAPMPRLLLLDEPLSALDADARDQILIRLQAWLREQAIQTILVTHDAADALATEAEVALIREGKLAALGPASEVLATERQRLLARLNAG, from the coding sequence ATGATTGAGTTCCAAATCGAAGCCAAACGCGGGGGGTTCCACCTTGAAATCGAGTGCTGCCTATCCGCCCCCTGGACCGTAGTCTTCGGCCCATCCGGCGCGGGCAAGAGTACCTTACTGCGCATCATCGCTGGACTCGAAGAACCGGATTCCGGCCACATCACCATTTACGGCCAACCCGTAACGAACACACGAGCGAGGTTAAACCTTCGCCCCGGGCGCCGCTCCACCGGGCTTGTCGCGCAAAAATCCGCGCTGTTCCCACACATCTCCGTTGCTGCAAACGTTGCTTACGGCCTTGCGAGTTGGACTCAGATCCCCCGGCAGCAGCGAGTCGCTGACATGCTCGAGCTCGTCGGAGCTGCACACCTCGTCGACCGCTCGCCGCGCGCACTCTCCGGCGGCGAGGCCCAGCGCGTCTCCCTGGCCAGAGCACTCGCGCCTATGCCGCGCCTGCTGCTGCTCGACGAACCGCTCTCCGCACTCGACGCAGACGCGCGCGACCAAATCCTAATCCGGTTGCAGGCCTGGCTACGCGAACAGGCTATCCAGACCATCCTCGTCACCCACGACGCCGCCGATGCCCTGGCCACCGAAGCCGAAGTCGCGCTCATCCGCGAAGGAAAGCTGGCAGCCCTCGGCCCGGCCAGCGAAGTTCTCGCCACCGAACGTCAACGTCTGCTCGCTCGGCTGAATGCCGGCTAA
- the modA gene encoding molybdate ABC transporter substrate-binding protein codes for MFEFLNRSKSISQIVVKRDPACRPIFMAMALALLAMVSTSISAHAQTAPLRIAAAADLQPVLPPILNQFRESTGIEVQATYQASAALTTQILNGAPFDLFLSADLSYPKRLLDAGKADTAGLSNSASPVSYARGTLVLWTRKDGHWPNPTLETLRDPSLQRIAIANPDRAPYGRAAIAALTNLKLLDTLKPKFVTAENISQTAQFAETGNADAGLISLTSAKTEHLASIGSYFVIPGNLYPPIEQGAVIVSNTPQRQNAHRFLEFLLSPPIQQQLAKSGLTPVN; via the coding sequence ATGTTCGAATTCCTGAACCGTTCTAAATCGATATCGCAGATCGTCGTAAAACGAGACCCCGCGTGCCGGCCGATTTTCATGGCCATGGCCCTCGCGCTTCTGGCCATGGTGTCGACGTCAATCTCCGCTCACGCCCAGACGGCTCCCCTGCGCATCGCCGCGGCAGCTGATCTACAGCCTGTCCTGCCGCCCATTCTGAATCAGTTCCGCGAGTCCACCGGGATTGAGGTTCAAGCCACCTACCAGGCTTCCGCCGCCCTCACGACGCAGATTCTCAACGGCGCTCCCTTCGATCTGTTTCTCTCCGCTGATCTCAGCTATCCCAAGCGCCTGCTGGATGCCGGAAAGGCAGACACAGCGGGCCTTTCTAACTCCGCGTCGCCCGTCTCCTACGCGCGCGGCACGCTCGTACTGTGGACCCGCAAGGATGGTCACTGGCCCAACCCAACCCTTGAAACCCTTCGCGATCCATCGCTGCAACGCATCGCCATCGCCAACCCCGACCGCGCCCCCTACGGCCGCGCCGCCATCGCCGCACTCACCAATCTCAAACTGCTAGATACCCTCAAGCCAAAGTTCGTAACCGCTGAAAACATCTCCCAGACAGCGCAGTTCGCCGAAACCGGCAACGCCGATGCCGGACTGATCTCTCTCACCTCGGCTAAAACCGAGCACCTTGCGTCCATCGGCAGTTACTTCGTCATCCCAGGTAATCTCTATCCTCCCATCGAGCAGGGCGCGGTCATCGTCAGCAACACACCGCAGCGCCAGAATGCCCATCGGTTCCTGGAATTCCTCCTGTCCCCGCCCATCCAACAGCAGCTCGCCAAAAGCGGCCTTACACCCGTGAATTAG
- the modB gene encoding molybdate ABC transporter permease subunit: MDWQALTLTLKLSAITTAILLCLAIPLAAWLALGRSRWRLLAQAVTGLPLVLPPTVLGFYLLILLGPRTGFGRAIASLLGHPLAFSFEGLVVGSAIYSLPFAVQPIVAGFAAVDSSLIDAARLLGASPLRLVRTILVPLASRSLLAAAVLSFLHTIGEFGVVLMLGGDIPGATRTLSLVLFNQVEGFDYAAANRTATLLFVLCLAALVVVYAGPNNLATGPTSSNSRSRNRGSGND; encoded by the coding sequence ATGGATTGGCAGGCTCTCACACTCACCCTCAAACTCTCCGCAATCACCACCGCAATTCTGCTCTGCCTCGCAATCCCTCTTGCCGCATGGCTTGCCTTGGGGCGCTCTCGCTGGCGTCTTCTCGCACAGGCCGTCACGGGGCTGCCGCTCGTCTTGCCTCCTACCGTGCTGGGATTCTACCTCCTGATTCTGCTCGGCCCCCGAACCGGCTTCGGCCGCGCTATCGCATCGCTCCTCGGTCATCCTCTGGCCTTTTCCTTTGAAGGACTCGTCGTCGGCTCCGCCATCTATAGCCTGCCCTTCGCCGTACAACCCATCGTCGCTGGATTCGCCGCAGTCGACTCGTCACTGATTGACGCTGCGCGCCTTCTCGGAGCCAGCCCGCTCCGCCTCGTCCGGACAATCCTCGTCCCCCTGGCCAGCCGCTCGCTGCTTGCCGCCGCTGTACTCAGCTTCCTGCACACCATTGGCGAATTCGGCGTCGTCCTCATGCTTGGCGGAGACATCCCCGGAGCCACACGCACCCTCTCGCTCGTCCTCTTCAACCAGGTCGAGGGATTCGACTACGCCGCCGCAAACCGAACCGCAACTCTGCTCTTCGTCCTGTGCCTCGCCGCTTTGGTCGTCGTCTACGCTGGGCCGAATAATCTCGCAACCGGTCCAACCAGCAGCAATTCCCGCAGTCGCAATCGTGGGAGTGGCAATGATTGA
- a CDS encoding UDP-N-acetylmuramate dehydrogenase translates to MKIQENVALAPFTTFGIGGPARWFAEAASEAEIVDAVTWARERLLPLFVLGGGSNLLISDAGFAGLVLRMALKGVEAEEDGGRREFRVAAGEDWDGFVQRAVAEKCSGIECLAGIPGSVGGTPVQNVGAYGQEVSETIERVRVLDLESLNFQEMSGEACGFAYRSSVFNSSAKGRYLVLRVDYRLTPGGKANLRYADLQRVFSAGSDPVLAEIAAEVRRIRLSKGMLLVDGDENCRSAGSFFKNPIVSMESFEELTARLGKEPPHYPAGAGQVKLPAAWLIEQAGFPKGFRLGRAGISSRHTLALVNLGGASASDILALRDLIVGRLARDGIALTMEPVLVGF, encoded by the coding sequence ATGAAGATTCAAGAGAATGTGGCGCTCGCGCCGTTCACGACATTTGGGATTGGCGGCCCGGCGCGCTGGTTCGCGGAGGCTGCCAGCGAGGCGGAGATAGTGGATGCGGTGACCTGGGCGCGAGAGCGGTTGCTTCCGCTCTTCGTGCTGGGCGGTGGGAGCAATCTGCTGATTTCGGATGCAGGTTTTGCTGGGTTGGTTCTGCGGATGGCGCTCAAGGGCGTTGAGGCGGAAGAAGACGGCGGCCGGCGGGAATTTCGCGTGGCTGCTGGAGAAGACTGGGATGGATTTGTCCAGCGAGCGGTTGCAGAGAAGTGCTCGGGAATCGAGTGTCTTGCCGGGATTCCGGGGTCGGTAGGCGGAACTCCGGTGCAAAATGTGGGGGCCTACGGGCAAGAAGTTTCGGAGACAATCGAGCGTGTCCGGGTTCTTGATCTGGAGTCGCTCAATTTTCAGGAAATGTCTGGGGAGGCGTGCGGCTTCGCATACCGGAGCAGTGTCTTCAATTCTTCGGCGAAGGGACGATATCTAGTGCTGCGAGTCGATTACCGGCTCACTCCTGGCGGGAAGGCAAATCTCAGGTACGCAGATCTGCAGCGGGTTTTTTCAGCGGGTTCTGATCCCGTTCTGGCGGAGATTGCCGCGGAAGTCCGGCGCATTCGGCTTTCCAAGGGAATGCTGCTGGTGGATGGGGATGAGAACTGCCGGAGCGCAGGGAGCTTCTTCAAGAATCCAATTGTTTCGATGGAGAGCTTCGAGGAATTGACTGCAAGATTGGGTAAGGAACCGCCGCACTATCCGGCCGGCGCGGGCCAGGTGAAGCTGCCTGCGGCCTGGCTGATTGAGCAGGCAGGGTTTCCCAAGGGGTTTCGCCTGGGGCGCGCGGGGATTTCTTCGCGGCACACGCTGGCGCTAGTGAATCTCGGCGGCGCGTCGGCGAGTGACATCCTTGCGCTGCGAGATCTGATCGTTGGGCGACTGGCGCGTGATGGCATAGCACTAACCATGGAGCCTGTTCTGGTTGGATTTTAG
- a CDS encoding BrxA/BrxB family bacilliredoxin — translation MYPEIMVIPMREELTRAGIQEARTAEEVDAALAKPGTTMLVVNSICGCAAGKMRPGVRMALTHSTLPDQSITVFAGQDREATERARSYFEGHPPTSPAIAILRDGKLVWLMQRFIIESSTAPQIAGEIVKAFDALCAKATA, via the coding sequence ATGTACCCAGAGATTATGGTTATACCCATGCGCGAAGAGTTGACCCGCGCTGGCATTCAGGAAGCGCGCACCGCCGAAGAAGTTGACGCGGCGCTCGCCAAGCCGGGCACCACAATGCTCGTCGTCAACTCCATCTGCGGTTGCGCAGCCGGCAAGATGCGACCCGGCGTCCGCATGGCTCTCACCCACTCCACGCTGCCCGACCAGAGCATTACAGTATTCGCCGGTCAGGATCGCGAAGCCACCGAGCGCGCCCGCTCCTATTTTGAAGGCCATCCGCCCACGTCTCCAGCGATCGCCATCCTGCGAGACGGCAAGCTTGTCTGGCTGATGCAGCGCTTCATCATCGAGTCCAGCACTGCCCCCCAGATCGCCGGTGAAATCGTTAAGGCCTTCGATGCCCTGTGCGCTAAGGCAACCGCGTAA